One region of Culex pipiens pallens isolate TS chromosome 2, TS_CPP_V2, whole genome shotgun sequence genomic DNA includes:
- the LOC120418137 gene encoding uncharacterized protein LOC120418137 isoform X1 → MPRRSTNDSQVKQMTHVGDCELRDRNASSTSRAGTQKDEPLAPTWNGLSSDGEIACFASLSDCSVSSANVLTSLTAGVDSVPPAGRTKGGNPFKVDGLLWEAAPLKSILEVEVAFGIAMVALCLGIMWRQMLQS, encoded by the exons ATGCCTCGAAGATCAACAAACGACTCGCAAGTCAAACAGATGACTCACGTCGGAGATTGTGAACTGCGGGACAGAAACGCGTCGAGCACGTCAAGGGCAGGAACCCAAAAAGATGAACCATTGGCTCCAACATGGAACGGATTGTCCAGTGATGGCGAGATTGCGTGCTTCG CCTCCCTTAGCGATTGCAGCGTGAGTTCAGCAAACGTCTTAACAAGTCTGACTGCTGGCGTAGATTCTGTCCCGCCAGCAGGGCGTACAAAAGGAGGGAACCCGTTCAAGGTGGATGGTCTTCTCTGGGAGGCCGCTCCGCTCAAGTCGATCCTCGAGGTGGAGGTCGCATTTGGAATCGCGATGGTGGCGCTCTGCTTGGGCATCATGTGGCGCCAGATGCTCCAGAGTTAA
- the LOC120418137 gene encoding uncharacterized protein LOC120418137 isoform X2 encodes MRVFHETGGEIPITSTSLSDCSVSSANVLTSLTAGVDSVPPAGRTKGGNPFKVDGLLWEAAPLKSILEVEVAFGIAMVALCLGIMWRQMLQS; translated from the exons ATGCGTGTGTTTCACGAAACCGGTGGAGAGATACCTATCACGTCAA CCTCCCTTAGCGATTGCAGCGTGAGTTCAGCAAACGTCTTAACAAGTCTGACTGCTGGCGTAGATTCTGTCCCGCCAGCAGGGCGTACAAAAGGAGGGAACCCGTTCAAGGTGGATGGTCTTCTCTGGGAGGCCGCTCCGCTCAAGTCGATCCTCGAGGTGGAGGTCGCATTTGGAATCGCGATGGTGGCGCTCTGCTTGGGCATCATGTGGCGCCAGATGCTCCAGAGTTAA